In Pseudomonas rhizosphaerae, one DNA window encodes the following:
- the xthA gene encoding exodeoxyribonuclease III — MKLVSFNINGLRARPHQLAALIDKYQPDVIGLQETKVSDEQFPQAEIEALGYHVHFHGQKSHYGVALLSRAAPLSIDKGFAGDEEDAQRRFIRGTFADAEGQVVTVMNGYFPQGESRDHPTKFPAKRRFYSDLQTLLDTGFSNDQPLIVMGDVNISPQDCDIGIGADNAKRWLKTGKCSFLPEEREWMQRLQQWGLVDSFRHLHPEVTDRFSWFDYRSRGFEDEPKRGLRIDVILASHGLLPRVKAAGIDYDLRAMEKPSDHAPIWLELGSL; from the coding sequence ATGAAACTCGTCTCGTTCAACATCAACGGCTTGCGTGCCCGCCCCCATCAGCTGGCGGCGTTGATCGACAAGTACCAGCCGGATGTGATCGGCCTGCAGGAAACCAAGGTGTCGGATGAGCAATTTCCCCAAGCCGAGATCGAGGCGCTGGGGTACCACGTCCACTTTCATGGGCAGAAAAGTCATTACGGGGTCGCGCTGCTGTCCCGCGCCGCGCCGCTGAGTATCGACAAAGGCTTTGCCGGTGACGAAGAAGACGCGCAACGCCGCTTCATCCGTGGCACGTTCGCCGATGCTGAAGGGCAAGTGGTGACGGTCATGAATGGTTACTTCCCCCAGGGTGAAAGCCGCGACCATCCCACCAAGTTTCCTGCCAAGCGTCGTTTCTACAGCGATCTGCAAACCCTGCTGGACACGGGATTCAGCAACGATCAGCCGCTGATCGTGATGGGTGACGTGAACATTTCGCCGCAGGATTGCGACATTGGTATCGGTGCGGACAACGCCAAGCGCTGGCTGAAGACTGGCAAGTGCAGTTTCCTGCCCGAAGAGCGCGAATGGATGCAGCGGTTGCAGCAGTGGGGCCTGGTGGACAGTTTCCGCCATTTGCACCCGGAGGTTACAGACCGGTTCAGCTGGTTCGACTACCGCAGCCGTGGTTTCGAGGACGAGCCCAAGCGGGGGTTGCGTATCGATGTGATCCTGGCGTCCCACGGGTTGCTGCCCAGGGTGAAGGCCGCCGGGATCGATTACGACCTGAGGGCCATGGAGAAACCGTCTGACCATGCGCCGATATGGTTGGAGCTGGGGTCTTTGTAA
- a CDS encoding autotransporter assembly complex protein TamA — MNYSGRLAGSLALLVASMAAQAQSVLDVRVNPANPALKSNVEGYIGSLGDRDGEALVRFSRGAEEQAQKAAQALGYYQAQVTSEVQPGENPRLLLRIEPGEPIHLRNVTVRVEGPAAQLKAFRVPRSSELAPGAVLNHGQYENAKQLILNQASRYGFFSGTFSKQRLAVDPRAGVADVELVYNSGPRFKLGKVSFEGDTPFDEELLQRMVPFKEDTAYDSELIAELNQALQSSGYFEGVRVDAAPTAANERVIPVDVQLTTRKPRTMGLGLGYSTDVGPRGKANWTRHWVNPQGHSYGAEMELSAPRQNVGLWYDIPLDPPLTDKLRWAGGYQYEELADTDSLSKLLTFGPEWHSKLPSGWQRVISLKWQREEYRLGDDTGLSTLLMPGISYTYLKSDNKVDPHNGYRVQFDAQVAKEGLLSDTNLLHGNVMLKGLTTVAQNHRLLGRVQLGGNATNGYKSVPPSLRFFAGGDQSVRGYDYQTLSPENSDGDRIGGRYMVAGSVEYQYSIAEKWRLATFIDKGNSFNDLKFADLKTGIGVGVRWVSPVGPIRLDLAHAMDDDGGVRLHFSMGPEL, encoded by the coding sequence ATGAATTATTCAGGACGATTGGCCGGCAGCCTGGCGCTGCTGGTCGCAAGTATGGCGGCCCAGGCCCAAAGCGTACTCGACGTACGCGTCAACCCTGCCAACCCGGCGCTCAAGAGCAACGTCGAAGGCTACATCGGCAGCTTGGGTGATCGCGACGGTGAAGCGCTGGTGCGTTTCAGTCGCGGTGCCGAGGAGCAGGCGCAGAAAGCCGCGCAAGCCCTGGGCTACTACCAGGCGCAAGTCACCAGCGAAGTACAACCGGGCGAAAATCCGCGCCTGCTCCTGCGCATCGAGCCAGGCGAGCCGATTCATCTGCGTAACGTCACGGTGCGCGTCGAAGGGCCAGCAGCCCAATTGAAAGCCTTTCGCGTGCCGCGCAGCAGCGAGCTGGCGCCCGGCGCCGTGCTGAACCACGGTCAATACGAGAATGCCAAGCAACTGATCCTGAACCAGGCCTCGCGCTATGGCTTCTTCAGTGGCACCTTCAGCAAGCAGCGTCTGGCCGTGGACCCGCGGGCGGGTGTGGCCGACGTCGAGCTGGTGTACAACAGCGGTCCGCGTTTCAAGCTGGGCAAAGTGAGCTTCGAGGGCGACACGCCGTTCGACGAGGAACTGCTGCAACGCATGGTGCCGTTCAAGGAAGACACCGCCTACGACTCCGAACTTATCGCCGAACTGAACCAGGCCCTGCAATCGAGCGGTTATTTCGAAGGCGTGCGGGTCGATGCCGCACCCACGGCCGCCAATGAGCGGGTCATCCCCGTGGACGTGCAACTGACCACGCGCAAGCCGCGGACCATGGGCCTGGGCCTGGGTTATTCGACCGACGTCGGTCCGCGCGGCAAGGCCAACTGGACCCGCCATTGGGTCAATCCCCAGGGCCACAGCTATGGCGCGGAAATGGAACTCTCGGCGCCACGGCAGAACGTCGGGCTGTGGTACGACATTCCCCTGGATCCACCCCTGACCGACAAGCTGCGCTGGGCCGGTGGCTACCAGTACGAAGAGCTGGCCGACACCGACAGCCTGAGCAAGCTGCTCACGTTCGGGCCGGAATGGCACAGCAAGCTGCCCAGCGGCTGGCAACGGGTCATCTCTTTGAAGTGGCAACGCGAAGAATACCGGCTCGGCGACGACACCGGCCTGAGTACCTTGCTGATGCCGGGGATCAGCTACACCTACCTCAAGAGCGATAACAAGGTCGATCCGCACAACGGCTACCGTGTGCAGTTCGATGCACAGGTGGCCAAGGAAGGGCTGCTGTCGGACACCAACCTGTTGCATGGCAACGTAATGCTCAAGGGCTTGACCACCGTGGCACAGAATCACCGTTTGCTTGGCCGGGTGCAGTTGGGCGGCAATGCCACCAACGGCTACAAATCCGTTCCTCCTTCGTTGCGCTTCTTCGCCGGTGGCGACCAGAGCGTGCGTGGCTACGATTACCAGACCCTGTCACCGGAAAACTCCGACGGCGATCGCATCGGCGGCCGCTACATGGTGGCCGGCAGTGTCGAGTACCAGTACTCGATTGCCGAGAAATGGCGCCTGGCAACCTTCATCGACAAGGGCAACTCGTTCAACGACCTGAAATTCGCCGACCTCAAGACCGGCATCGGCGTGGGTGTACGCTGGGTGTCGCCGGTGGGTCCGATCCGTCTCGACCTGGCCCACGCCATGGATGACGATGGCGGTGTGCGTCTGCACTTTTCCATGGGGCCGGAACTATGA
- a CDS encoding translocation/assembly module TamB domain-containing protein: MRPAIKRGVLIALATLVGLLLMVVLAVSVVLGTQAGSRWALARVPGLTLENFQGTLGGHWQADTLVWQQGATRVEVHAPEMAWSPSCLLRMTLCIDTLHTDAILVQLPASEAPASDGPITLPDLQLPVAIELGDVRIGSLQLDGVQQLSGLELAAHWTADGLKIDRAHLQRDELVLDLDGTLRPGGQWPLDLNAQVQLPKVDDKPWHVTLNATGDLLDTLTLDGESTGYLPALIAGTVKPLAEHLPAQLRIFSEAFKPSAGLPDTLAFNQLELLAKGDLQAGYAIDGHASLPAEQAPMTLLLGAQVDAKGAVVETLDLSSSAKQHLRVSGSVDWQQGLAAKAKIDWLDFPWHRLYPVIAEPDVKVRRFNGEIDYRDGHYLGNLEGAFDGPAGAFTLVTPFSGDLQQVFLPQLELVAGQGKAAGHLNLKFADGIAWDTALDLSAIDPAYWVAQMPGSLAGPLRSTGEFKNEQLKLDANLDLKGRLRGQPAVLQAKAQGAGERWTLGNLDVRLGDNRIQGQGSLAQQVQGRLAIDLARLGQLWPGLQGQLKGQLDAAGTLQAPQGQLKLQGRELALDTNRLRNLTLEAALDRAQRGTLDLTAAGIRAGETDLGTLTGKASGDIKRQQLQLALKGPQLALATSLDGTLDKGFSAQSSWRGRLASGSVQAGGQDWRLQAPARLEYLAGGQVNFGAHCWRSGQASLCGEDQRLAPQPRLRYHLKQFPLESLAQWLPKDFAWKGMLNADVAVDVPASGPAGQITIDAGNGTLRMRNKDQWVDFPYQTLRLSSRLNPKRIDTELDFRGDRLGQLQVSTQIDPIPDSKPITGSFRLAGLDLSIARPFVPMVDTLKGQLNGSGQISGSLMAPQVNGNVALSGGEIAGPELPTTLEDLQLQALIAGESVRLQGSWKSGKTGQGSLGGTVAWANALDVDVQLKGSRLPINVEPYATLEAAPDLSIQMNGERLAVSGKVFIPKGAIVVRQLPPSTVKLSDDVVIVGNQTEEGKTPLPMAIDIDVEVGQEKLTFNGFGLSANLAGHVHIGDNLDTRGELALNDGRYNAYGQRLTIRRARLLFAGPISQPYLDIEAIRTTGDVIAGIRLTGNAEQPTSEVFSEPTMSQEQALSYLVLGRPLGNSGEDNNMLAQAALGLGLMGSSGVTSKLATDLGIEDFQLDTQGSGDATSVVASGNLSEKLSLRYGVGVFEPANTIALRYLLSKRLYLEVASGVASSLDLFYKRDF, from the coding sequence ATGAGGCCGGCGATCAAACGCGGTGTGCTGATCGCCCTGGCAACGCTAGTCGGGTTGTTGCTGATGGTGGTATTGGCTGTCTCGGTAGTGTTGGGCACGCAAGCCGGCAGTCGCTGGGCGCTGGCCCGAGTGCCCGGGCTGACCCTGGAAAATTTCCAGGGTACTTTGGGTGGTCACTGGCAGGCAGACACGCTGGTCTGGCAACAGGGGGCGACGCGGGTCGAGGTCCATGCGCCTGAAATGGCCTGGTCGCCGAGCTGCCTGTTGCGCATGACCCTGTGCATCGACACCTTGCACACCGACGCCATTCTCGTGCAACTGCCCGCCAGCGAAGCGCCAGCCAGCGACGGCCCGATCACCTTGCCCGATCTGCAGCTGCCCGTGGCGATCGAGCTGGGCGATGTGCGTATCGGCAGCCTGCAACTGGACGGCGTGCAGCAGCTCAGCGGTCTGGAGCTGGCGGCCCACTGGACCGCCGATGGCCTGAAAATAGACCGCGCGCACCTGCAGCGCGACGAACTGGTACTGGACCTGGACGGCACCCTGCGCCCTGGCGGCCAATGGCCGCTGGACCTCAACGCCCAGGTGCAATTGCCCAAGGTGGACGACAAGCCCTGGCACGTCACGCTCAACGCCACGGGCGATCTGCTCGACACCCTCACTCTGGACGGGGAAAGCACGGGTTACCTGCCAGCGTTGATCGCCGGCACCGTGAAACCCCTGGCCGAGCACTTGCCGGCGCAGCTGCGCATTTTCAGCGAGGCATTCAAGCCCAGCGCCGGGCTGCCCGACACGTTGGCATTCAATCAGCTGGAGCTGCTGGCCAAGGGTGATTTGCAGGCCGGCTATGCCATCGATGGCCATGCCAGCCTGCCGGCCGAGCAGGCACCCATGACCCTGTTGCTGGGCGCGCAGGTGGATGCCAAGGGGGCTGTGGTGGAAACCCTGGACCTCTCGTCCAGCGCCAAGCAGCATCTGCGCGTGTCCGGTAGCGTGGATTGGCAGCAAGGCTTGGCCGCGAAGGCGAAGATCGACTGGCTGGATTTCCCCTGGCACCGCTTGTACCCGGTGATTGCCGAGCCTGACGTGAAGGTGCGGCGGTTCAACGGCGAGATCGACTACCGGGACGGCCACTACCTGGGCAACCTCGAGGGTGCATTCGATGGCCCGGCCGGAGCATTCACCCTGGTCACCCCGTTCAGCGGCGACCTGCAGCAAGTCTTCCTGCCGCAGTTGGAACTGGTGGCCGGGCAGGGCAAGGCGGCAGGGCACCTGAACCTCAAGTTTGCCGACGGCATCGCCTGGGACACCGCCCTGGACCTCAGCGCCATCGACCCTGCCTACTGGGTCGCGCAAATGCCGGGCAGCCTCGCCGGTCCACTGCGCAGCACAGGCGAATTCAAGAACGAACAACTCAAGCTCGACGCCAACCTGGACCTCAAGGGTCGCTTGCGCGGCCAGCCGGCGGTGCTCCAGGCCAAGGCCCAGGGCGCCGGTGAGCGCTGGACCCTAGGCAACCTCGACGTTCGTTTGGGCGATAACCGCATCCAGGGCCAAGGCAGCCTGGCGCAGCAGGTACAGGGGCGGCTGGCTATCGATCTGGCCCGCCTCGGGCAACTGTGGCCCGGTCTGCAAGGCCAGCTCAAAGGCCAGCTCGACGCCGCTGGCACCCTGCAAGCACCGCAGGGCCAACTCAAGCTGCAAGGCCGCGAATTGGCGCTGGACACTAATCGTCTTCGGAACCTGACCCTGGAAGCTGCGCTCGATCGCGCCCAGCGCGGCACACTGGATTTGACCGCCGCAGGGATTCGCGCAGGTGAAACCGACCTGGGCACCCTGACCGGCAAGGCCTCCGGCGATATCAAGCGGCAACAGTTGCAACTGGCCCTCAAAGGCCCCCAGCTCGCCCTGGCGACCAGCCTGGACGGTACGCTGGACAAAGGCTTCAGCGCGCAGAGCAGTTGGCGTGGACGCCTGGCCAGCGGCTCGGTCCAGGCCGGTGGCCAGGACTGGCGTCTACAGGCACCTGCACGTCTGGAATACCTGGCCGGTGGCCAGGTCAATTTCGGTGCCCACTGTTGGCGTTCCGGGCAAGCCAGCCTGTGCGGCGAGGACCAGCGCCTGGCACCGCAGCCGCGGCTGCGCTACCACCTCAAGCAGTTCCCGCTGGAGAGTCTTGCCCAGTGGCTGCCCAAGGATTTCGCCTGGAAGGGCATGCTCAACGCCGATGTGGCAGTCGACGTACCTGCAAGCGGTCCTGCGGGCCAGATCACCATCGATGCCGGCAATGGCACCTTGCGCATGCGCAACAAAGACCAGTGGGTCGACTTCCCGTACCAGACCCTGCGCCTGAGCAGTCGCTTGAACCCCAAGCGGATCGACACCGAGCTTGATTTCCGCGGTGATCGCCTGGGGCAACTGCAGGTCAGCACCCAGATCGATCCGATCCCCGACAGCAAGCCGATCACCGGCAGTTTCCGCCTGGCCGGGCTTGACCTGTCCATCGCTCGTCCCTTCGTGCCCATGGTCGACACCTTGAAGGGCCAGCTCAACGGCAGCGGGCAGATTTCAGGGTCTTTGATGGCCCCCCAGGTCAACGGTAACGTTGCCCTCAGTGGTGGCGAAATAGCTGGCCCGGAGCTGCCCACTACCCTTGAAGACCTGCAATTGCAGGCGCTGATCGCCGGTGAAAGCGTCCGCCTGCAAGGCAGCTGGAAAAGCGGCAAGACGGGCCAGGGCTCGTTGGGCGGCACTGTCGCCTGGGCCAACGCCCTGGATGTGGACGTGCAGCTCAAGGGCTCGCGCCTGCCGATCAACGTCGAACCCTATGCGACGCTGGAAGCGGCACCTGACCTGAGCATCCAGATGAATGGCGAAAGGCTTGCCGTCTCCGGCAAGGTGTTCATTCCCAAAGGCGCCATCGTCGTCCGGCAGCTACCGCCGTCCACGGTCAAGCTGTCCGATGACGTAGTGATCGTCGGCAACCAGACCGAGGAGGGCAAGACACCCCTGCCCATGGCCATCGATATCGATGTGGAGGTGGGCCAGGAAAAACTCACCTTCAACGGCTTCGGCCTGAGTGCCAACCTTGCCGGTCACGTGCACATCGGCGACAACCTCGATACCCGAGGCGAGCTGGCGCTCAACGATGGGCGCTACAACGCCTACGGCCAGCGGCTGACCATACGCCGCGCGCGCCTGTTGTTCGCCGGGCCGATCAGCCAGCCTTACCTGGATATCGAAGCGATCCGCACCACGGGTGACGTGATCGCCGGGATCCGCCTGACCGGCAACGCCGAGCAGCCCACCAGCGAGGTGTTCTCCGAGCCGACCATGAGCCAGGAGCAAGCGCTTTCGTACCTGGTGCTGGGACGTCCATTGGGCAACAGCGGCGAGGACAACAACATGCTCGCCCAGGCGGCGCTTGGGTTGGGCCTGATGGGCAGTTCGGGGGTGACCAGCAAATTGGCTACCGACCTGGGCATCGAGGATTTCCAGCTCGACACCCAGGGCAGTGGAGACGCTACCAGTGTGGTGGCCAGCGGCAACCTGTCCGAGAAGCTCAGCCTGCGCTATGGGGTGGGCGTGTTCGAGCCGGCCAATACCATCGCTCTGCGCTACCTGTTGAGCAAGCGCTTGTACCTGGAAGTGGCCAGTGGCGTCGCCAGCTCGCTGGATCTGTTCTACAAGCGCGATTTCTGA
- a CDS encoding Mor transcription activator family protein: protein MNTQQLQLIDVEQLPHSLQVLIECIGVEQAYRLTQLYGGRPRYIPKHPQRTGLAEHLEAKTVAALIQRFAGMALEIPKADHFLRQWRNQQIHHETRNGTSRSELAHKYGLSQRQIGNIRRSLAG, encoded by the coding sequence ATGAACACCCAACAGCTTCAGCTGATCGACGTCGAGCAACTCCCTCATTCCCTGCAAGTGCTGATCGAATGCATTGGCGTCGAACAAGCCTATCGCCTGACCCAGCTGTACGGCGGACGCCCACGATACATACCCAAGCACCCGCAACGCACGGGCCTGGCCGAACACCTTGAAGCCAAAACGGTAGCCGCCTTGATCCAGCGCTTCGCTGGCATGGCCCTGGAGATCCCCAAGGCCGATCATTTCCTGCGGCAATGGCGCAACCAGCAGATCCACCACGAGACGCGCAACGGCACGTCACGCAGCGAACTGGCGCACAAGTACGGCTTGAGCCAGCGCCAGATCGGCAATATCCGTCGCAGCCTTGCAGGGTAA
- a CDS encoding PepSY domain-containing protein yields MFKKTLTAIVATSALMTAGLALADKPGAGWITIEKAIETAKSKGYTQVTKIEADNDGYWEGEGIKADGVNYEFRIDGVSGNVLRDQKD; encoded by the coding sequence ATGTTCAAGAAGACTTTGACTGCCATCGTTGCAACTTCCGCCCTGATGACCGCTGGCCTGGCGCTGGCCGACAAGCCGGGCGCCGGTTGGATCACCATCGAGAAAGCCATCGAAACTGCCAAGTCCAAGGGCTACACCCAGGTCACCAAGATCGAAGCCGATAACGATGGCTATTGGGAAGGTGAAGGTATCAAGGCCGATGGCGTGAACTACGAGTTCCGCATCGATGGCGTATCGGGCAATGTGCTGCGCGACCAGAAGGACTGA